The proteins below come from a single Crossiella sp. CA-258035 genomic window:
- a CDS encoding DUF4255 domain-containing protein — MSNTLAVAHVTHALCAYLARSLDIDVAVNVHPRKSPTEPPSDPLISVFLYQVTPTGSLRNADAPTRGPDGAVLRRPQAALDLHYLVSFHGEEASSLPQRLLGSVVRALHEGPVLSRKDIEDAALFHPHLAGSDLAAAPHKVRFTPAQLDLDDQSKLWSMLFQTPYALSLHYLASVVLVDGRSVPQAGKPVLRRHIQVEPFVRPVVEQVLSLPAGAAPGTQPDTAPITGDRDLVLTGLNLGRPDPVALVGGLAAPVRRIAEAQVVLGQPADLPPGVHTVQLRYPVQLDPAGEPRPLLESNAAPYVRRPKVVRAEQRPGVVWVRVDLPVRPEQRAVLLLDGNDAGGYQFTAPFPLFSGSVPGHEFTVPINDVAPGRYLVRVQVDGAQSPLEFADGAFTGPSVEITG; from the coding sequence ATGAGCAACACGCTCGCCGTCGCGCACGTCACGCACGCGCTGTGCGCCTACCTGGCCCGCTCGCTGGACATCGACGTCGCGGTCAACGTGCACCCGCGGAAGTCGCCGACCGAGCCGCCCTCGGACCCGCTGATCTCGGTGTTCCTGTACCAGGTCACGCCGACCGGCTCGCTGCGCAACGCGGACGCGCCCACCAGGGGCCCGGACGGCGCGGTGCTGCGCAGGCCACAGGCCGCGCTCGACCTGCACTACCTGGTCAGCTTCCACGGCGAGGAGGCCAGCTCGCTGCCGCAGCGGCTGCTGGGCAGCGTGGTGCGCGCACTGCACGAGGGCCCGGTCCTGTCCCGCAAGGACATCGAGGACGCGGCGCTGTTCCACCCGCACCTGGCGGGCAGCGACCTGGCCGCCGCGCCGCACAAGGTGCGCTTCACCCCGGCCCAGCTGGACCTGGACGACCAGTCGAAGTTGTGGTCGATGCTGTTCCAGACCCCGTACGCGCTCTCGCTGCACTACCTGGCCTCGGTGGTGCTGGTGGACGGGCGCAGCGTGCCGCAGGCCGGGAAACCGGTGCTGCGCAGGCACATCCAGGTCGAGCCGTTCGTGCGGCCGGTGGTCGAGCAGGTGCTCTCGCTGCCCGCCGGGGCCGCGCCGGGCACCCAGCCGGACACCGCGCCGATCACCGGCGACCGGGACCTGGTGCTGACCGGCCTCAACCTGGGCCGCCCCGATCCGGTGGCGCTGGTCGGCGGGCTGGCCGCGCCGGTGCGCCGGATCGCCGAGGCCCAGGTGGTGCTGGGCCAGCCGGCGGACCTGCCGCCCGGCGTGCACACCGTGCAGCTGCGCTACCCGGTCCAGCTCGATCCGGCAGGCGAGCCGAGGCCGCTGCTGGAGTCCAACGCCGCGCCGTACGTGCGCAGGCCGAAGGTTGTGCGCGCCGAACAGCGGCCGGGCGTGGTGTGGGTCCGGGTGGACCTGCCGGTGCGGCCGGAGCAGCGCGCGGTGCTGCTGCTGGACGGCAACGACGCGGGCGGCTACCAGTTCACCGCGCCGTTCCCGCTGTTCAGCGGCAGTGTGCCGGGGCACGAGTTCACCGTGCCGATCAACGACGTGGCGCCGGGCCGCTACCTGGTGCGGGTGCAGGTGGACGGCGCGCAGAGCCCGCTGGAGTTCGCCGACGGCGCGTTCACCGGACCGAGCGTGGAGATCACCGGCTGA
- a CDS encoding phage tail protein, with amino-acid sequence MAEFTVNPQRFDPYKNFKFLVVCDGRVVAGVSKISPLKRTTEVVKHRSGGDASSPRKSAGRTEFEAITLERGVTHDPDFDRWANKVWLVGQGRGAEVSLRDFRKDIVIQVLNEAGQVALAYKVYRAWPSEYQVLGELDANANAVAIQSLKLECEGWERDYEVAEPEEPSLSNPA; translated from the coding sequence ATGGCCGAGTTCACCGTCAACCCACAGCGGTTCGACCCGTACAAGAACTTCAAGTTCCTGGTGGTCTGCGACGGCCGCGTGGTGGCGGGCGTGTCCAAGATCAGTCCGCTCAAGCGCACCACCGAGGTGGTCAAGCACCGCAGCGGCGGCGACGCCAGCTCACCGCGCAAGTCCGCGGGCCGCACCGAGTTCGAGGCGATCACCCTGGAGCGCGGGGTCACCCACGACCCGGACTTCGACCGCTGGGCGAACAAGGTCTGGCTGGTCGGGCAGGGCAGGGGCGCGGAGGTCTCGCTGCGCGACTTCCGCAAGGACATCGTCATCCAGGTGCTCAACGAGGCAGGTCAGGTGGCCTTGGCGTACAAGGTCTACCGGGCGTGGCCGAGTGAGTACCAGGTGCTGGGCGAGCTGGACGCGAACGCCAACGCGGTCGCCATCCAGAGCCTGAAGCTGGAGTGCGAGGGCTGGGAACGGGACTACGAGGTGGCCGAGCCCGAGGAACCCTCGCTCAGCAACCCGGCCTGA
- a CDS encoding phage tail sheath C-terminal domain-containing protein: MPVTPTYPGVYVEELPSRVRTVTAVSTSVTAFVGYTSRGPVNEAVTITSFADFERRFGGLAGASAVSYAVQQFFLNGGTTAVIVRVAKGAEHATAGIYNRGEGGKKHVLTLRAREPGTWGNGLRVAVDHGTPTPDATFNLRLSHPSGQRESYTDLSMDAEHERHVAEVVNGSSRLVTVSVEGSPAANQRPDQVGTSSAKFPDGPPDPSGELEVSVLGGSTVHKLTLVEQGGPKPANLIELALLLENRLRTLPDAPGERTFGAATVTVRGQRLQVVSGAADAGVVLKLEGAVGNNLGFGGGRNVTAYAFGGAEHESQAPGTPGGDGDLPGHTELIGNEGAKTGLYALRDIEDVGLLALPEAAALPGDTGLTRMVDVLGHATGLCRTKRMFLLVDSPAAWRSVDDVRANLHRLGSIRSDHAALYFPRLQLLDPLSGRLRAFPPSGAVAGVMARTDAERGVWKAPAGTETRLSSVQGLTVPMTDPENGLLNPLAVNCVRSFPVIGPVVWGARTLDGADAIASQWKYVPVRRTALMIEESLYRGTKWVVFEPNDERLWAQIRLNVGAFMHSLFERGAFQGASARDAYFVKCDKDTTTQNDINSGVVNVLVGFAPLKPAEFVIIKIEQLAGQIEV, translated from the coding sequence ATGCCCGTCACGCCGACCTATCCAGGCGTCTACGTCGAGGAGCTGCCCAGCCGCGTCCGCACGGTCACCGCGGTGTCGACCTCGGTGACCGCCTTCGTCGGCTACACCAGCCGGGGCCCGGTCAACGAGGCCGTCACGATCACCAGCTTCGCCGACTTCGAGCGCCGGTTCGGCGGCCTGGCCGGGGCCAGCGCGGTCAGCTACGCCGTGCAGCAGTTCTTCCTCAACGGTGGCACCACCGCCGTGATCGTCCGGGTCGCCAAGGGGGCCGAGCACGCCACCGCCGGGATCTACAACCGCGGTGAGGGTGGCAAGAAGCACGTATTGACCTTGCGTGCCCGCGAGCCCGGGACCTGGGGAAATGGGCTCCGCGTCGCCGTTGACCACGGTACGCCGACGCCCGATGCCACCTTCAACCTGCGCCTGTCCCACCCCAGCGGGCAGCGGGAGTCCTACACCGACCTGTCCATGGACGCCGAGCACGAGCGGCACGTGGCCGAGGTGGTCAACGGCAGCTCCCGGCTGGTCACGGTCTCCGTCGAGGGCAGCCCCGCGGCCAACCAGCGGCCGGACCAGGTCGGCACCTCCTCGGCGAAGTTCCCGGACGGGCCGCCCGACCCCTCCGGCGAGCTGGAGGTCTCGGTGCTCGGCGGGTCGACGGTGCACAAGCTGACCCTGGTCGAACAGGGCGGTCCCAAGCCGGCCAACCTGATCGAGCTGGCGCTGCTGCTGGAGAACCGGCTGCGCACGCTGCCGGACGCGCCCGGCGAGCGGACCTTCGGCGCGGCCACGGTCACCGTGCGCGGCCAGCGCCTGCAGGTGGTCTCCGGCGCGGCCGACGCGGGTGTGGTGCTCAAGCTGGAAGGCGCGGTGGGCAACAACCTCGGCTTCGGCGGCGGGCGCAACGTCACCGCCTACGCCTTCGGCGGCGCGGAGCACGAGAGCCAGGCGCCCGGCACCCCGGGCGGCGACGGCGACCTGCCCGGACACACCGAGCTGATCGGCAACGAGGGCGCCAAGACCGGCCTCTACGCGCTGCGCGACATCGAGGACGTGGGCCTGCTCGCGCTGCCCGAGGCGGCCGCGCTGCCCGGCGACACCGGCCTGACCCGGATGGTCGACGTGCTCGGCCACGCCACCGGGCTGTGCCGCACCAAGCGGATGTTCCTGCTGGTGGACAGCCCGGCGGCGTGGCGGAGCGTGGACGACGTGCGGGCCAACCTGCACCGCCTGGGCTCCATCCGCAGCGACCACGCCGCGCTCTACTTCCCCCGCCTCCAGTTGCTCGACCCGCTCAGCGGCAGGCTGCGCGCGTTCCCGCCCTCCGGCGCGGTCGCCGGGGTGATGGCCCGCACCGACGCCGAGCGCGGCGTGTGGAAGGCGCCGGCCGGCACCGAGACCAGGCTCAGCTCGGTGCAGGGCCTGACCGTGCCGATGACCGACCCGGAGAACGGCCTGCTCAACCCGCTCGCGGTGAACTGCGTGCGGTCCTTCCCGGTGATCGGCCCGGTGGTCTGGGGCGCGCGCACCCTGGACGGGGCGGACGCGATCGCCTCGCAGTGGAAGTACGTGCCGGTCCGGCGCACCGCGCTGATGATCGAGGAAAGTCTCTACCGCGGCACGAAGTGGGTCGTTTTCGAGCCCAACGATGAACGCTTGTGGGCGCAAATCCGGCTGAATGTCGGCGCATTCATGCACTCGCTGTTCGAGCGCGGCGCATTCCAGGGCGCCTCGGCCCGGGATGCCTACTTCGTGAAATGCGACAAGGACACCACGACGCAGAACGACATCAACAGCGGCGTGGTGAATGTCCTGGTCGGCTTCGCCCCGTTGAAACCGGCGGAGTTCGTGATCATCAAGATCGAACAGCTCGCCGGACAGATCGAGGTGTAG